Proteins encoded by one window of Pseudobdellovibrionaceae bacterium:
- a CDS encoding RimK/LysX family protein translates to MIKIRLAEWLLFEHKFLSLLVLSSLLFFNTACQTLRNPNPDPVMLDADQVKEQIAEDNQKFRDDLHKELVKTIRNEILPELREVSTYSSNILTRQQKELKDKVFKKTVIGRVEWISVINPEARFMARVDTGAQTCSIHAENIVEKEIEGKKYVEFSTEDDTGVRHTFLKEIVKRTIVKSTSGSSERRYVIRLDFDFGGEKISANVNLNNRRTLRHNFLIGRNLLLGHYIVDVSQSRLLGE, encoded by the coding sequence ATGATCAAAATACGACTTGCGGAGTGGCTTTTGTTTGAACATAAATTTTTATCCCTTCTAGTACTGAGCAGTCTACTGTTTTTCAATACAGCCTGCCAAACTCTAAGAAATCCCAATCCTGATCCTGTCATGTTAGATGCAGACCAGGTTAAAGAGCAAATTGCTGAAGACAATCAAAAGTTTCGCGATGATCTTCATAAAGAACTAGTTAAAACCATTAGGAATGAAATCTTACCCGAGCTTCGAGAGGTCTCCACCTACTCTAGCAACATACTTACTCGTCAGCAAAAAGAGCTTAAGGATAAAGTCTTTAAAAAGACTGTGATTGGTCGTGTGGAATGGATTTCCGTCATCAACCCTGAAGCCAGATTTATGGCACGCGTAGATACAGGGGCACAAACTTGTTCTATTCATGCTGAGAATATTGTTGAAAAGGAGATCGAAGGTAAAAAGTATGTGGAGTTTTCTACGGAAGACGATACAGGTGTCAGGCATACTTTTTTAAAAGAGATCGTCAAACGCACCATTGTTAAAAGCACTTCTGGAAGTTCTGAAAGAAGATACGTGATTCGCCTCGATTTTGACTTTGGTGGAGAAAAGATTTCTGCTAATGTGAACCTCAACAACAGAAGAACCCTTAGACACAACTTCCTTATTGGTAGAAACTTGTTGCTAGGGCATTACATCGTAGACGTCTCGCAATCGCGTCTGTTAGGTGAGTGA
- a CDS encoding cell wall hydrolase, which translates to MRFGGPIIIAISFMMLGHGAGARTSSVSIKTRSSVVDVYLSDIPVPHSAFEWNRTSRRLIRSTEAPRKDIKFSIPSSYIVRDSAGKIDVQKSFAKWQASPGVAALNSPITSGGVTYYPYVANNRTYYYPVQELVNNPQPTTVFYTQNQGRLEILKAESVNEMATFGRRWEQQQRAKREAAALTAASGVDEAGSASKPETETPSRGGRTVFFDAAAPDVRAGYGPSRKLSAEELKIRNAELDKNRISSDYTEKIAPEPAFKVPNMSLATTGKIGQDLNQIANMSSLRCNRTNNVAQCMVCNCLGEARGEKDEGQVGVGRVTLTRYAREGYPNTICGVVWQYRAFSWTLTHRDRTFRDPAAIRKCALNMKKSFTLGIWQWDHFYASKGPNKMRRPPTWAPEMEASHGFAQIENHRFLNSGKSIQNNYVMARIQEGEQASSIE; encoded by the coding sequence ATGAGGTTTGGGGGACCTATCATTATAGCTATAAGCTTTATGATGCTTGGCCATGGGGCTGGAGCAAGGACCTCGTCTGTGTCTATCAAAACCCGATCTTCTGTTGTGGATGTATATTTATCTGATATTCCTGTCCCTCATAGTGCCTTTGAATGGAATCGTACGTCTCGAAGACTTATCCGATCCACAGAAGCTCCTCGAAAAGATATTAAGTTCTCTATTCCCAGTTCATATATTGTCAGAGACAGTGCAGGCAAGATTGATGTGCAGAAGTCATTTGCTAAGTGGCAGGCCTCTCCTGGGGTGGCCGCTCTAAATTCTCCGATCACTTCAGGTGGTGTCACTTATTATCCTTATGTGGCGAACAACAGAACTTATTATTACCCAGTACAAGAATTGGTGAACAATCCCCAGCCTACAACTGTTTTTTACACTCAAAACCAAGGACGTCTTGAAATTTTAAAAGCGGAATCTGTGAATGAGATGGCGACGTTTGGCCGTCGTTGGGAGCAACAACAAAGAGCTAAGCGAGAAGCCGCGGCACTGACTGCTGCTTCAGGCGTGGACGAAGCTGGCTCTGCCAGTAAGCCAGAAACAGAAACTCCAAGTCGTGGGGGACGAACTGTATTTTTTGATGCTGCTGCCCCTGATGTGCGTGCGGGGTATGGGCCATCTCGAAAGCTTTCTGCTGAAGAGTTAAAAATTCGTAATGCAGAATTGGATAAGAATAGAATCAGCAGTGATTACACAGAAAAGATTGCTCCCGAGCCTGCCTTTAAGGTTCCTAACATGAGTCTTGCGACCACAGGAAAAATAGGACAAGATTTAAATCAAATCGCTAATATGAGTTCTTTACGATGCAATCGTACGAACAATGTCGCTCAATGTATGGTGTGCAACTGTTTGGGTGAAGCCAGAGGCGAAAAGGATGAAGGACAAGTGGGAGTAGGTCGAGTGACTCTTACTAGATATGCTAGAGAAGGTTATCCTAATACCATCTGTGGAGTGGTGTGGCAGTATCGAGCTTTCTCTTGGACTCTTACGCATCGTGACCGAACATTCAGAGATCCTGCAGCGATTCGTAAGTGTGCACTAAATATGAAAAAATCATTCACATTAGGCATTTGGCAGTGGGATCATTTTTATGCTTCTAAGGGCCCCAATAAGATGAGGCGTCCTCCAACATGGGCCCCTGAGATGGAAGCAAGTCATGGTTTTGCACAAATAGAAAACCATAGATTTTTAAACTCAGGCAAAAGCATTCAAAATAATTATGTGATGGCAAGAATTCAAGAAGGTGAACAGGCCTCTTCGATTGAATAA
- a CDS encoding mechanosensitive ion channel family protein has protein sequence METPSHSLWPQWLSSNSSQILIGLVCLLLAIFIFDRVIKIVLRKILQKVSHRDETLVHIFLRDDKLVFWILSLPYLTILNLGAKWIPDLPDSIVLLIDRSVLALYVIFGFFIISSCLRIINTIYNKSPLSRTRPIKGYLQGIQILAFFASFILVLSILLDRSPIIFISGLGAMTAILMLVFKDTILSFVAGVQLTTNGHLRVGDWIEMPQFGADGDVIEIALNSVTIQNWDKTFTIIPAHKFLENSFKNWRGMQESGGRRIKRSLSVDLNTVKFLSSDDLQRLGQIQVLKQYMNEKALELEQFNKNLGQTDLSEGLNNVNLRKLTNLGTFRAYIIAYLKNHPLIHKNLTFLVRQLAPGPEGLPLEIYVFTTDTAWSAYESIQADIFDHLYAVIGEFGLRPFQNPSGRDIHMVVSKSLP, from the coding sequence ATGGAAACCCCCTCACACTCACTATGGCCCCAATGGTTGAGTTCAAACTCGTCCCAAATCTTGATAGGTCTAGTCTGTCTTCTTTTGGCCATCTTTATCTTCGATCGTGTGATTAAAATCGTTTTAAGAAAAATACTGCAAAAAGTCAGTCATCGCGATGAAACCTTAGTCCATATCTTTCTGCGTGACGATAAGCTTGTCTTTTGGATATTGTCATTACCCTACCTGACCATCTTAAATCTTGGAGCCAAGTGGATTCCTGACCTTCCAGACTCCATCGTGCTTCTTATTGATCGATCTGTGTTAGCCTTATATGTAATTTTTGGTTTTTTTATCATTTCGAGCTGCTTGCGTATCATCAATACCATTTATAATAAGTCTCCACTTTCACGCACTCGTCCCATCAAGGGGTACTTACAAGGCATTCAAATTCTAGCCTTCTTTGCAAGCTTTATTCTTGTGCTTTCCATACTGCTAGATAGATCACCTATTATTTTTATCAGTGGTTTAGGAGCCATGACTGCCATTTTAATGCTGGTCTTTAAAGACACCATCCTCTCTTTTGTGGCAGGAGTGCAACTGACCACTAATGGACATCTTCGTGTCGGAGACTGGATTGAAATGCCACAGTTTGGAGCCGATGGAGATGTGATCGAGATCGCTCTGAATTCTGTGACCATTCAAAACTGGGACAAAACCTTCACCATCATTCCTGCCCATAAATTTCTGGAAAACTCTTTTAAAAATTGGCGAGGAATGCAAGAGTCTGGTGGACGCAGAATTAAACGCAGTCTGAGTGTAGACCTTAACACTGTAAAGTTTTTAAGTTCTGATGACCTTCAAAGATTGGGTCAAATTCAAGTTCTCAAACAGTATATGAACGAAAAGGCTCTGGAGCTAGAGCAGTTTAATAAAAATTTAGGACAGACTGATCTTAGTGAAGGTCTTAATAACGTAAACCTTCGTAAACTTACTAACCTAGGTACTTTTCGAGCCTACATCATCGCCTATCTTAAAAACCATCCTCTCATTCACAAGAATCTCACTTTCCTTGTCAGACAGCTTGCTCCAGGACCAGAGGGACTCCCTCTTGAAATCTATGTCTTTACTACTGATACGGCCTGGAGTGCTTATGAAAGCATCCAAGCCGATATTTTTGATCATCTCTATGCGGTGATTGGTGAGTTTGGACTTCGACCCTTTCAAAATCCTTCAGGCCGAGATATCCACATGGTGGTCTCTAAGTCTTTGCCCTAA